The Pieris brassicae chromosome 7, ilPieBrab1.1, whole genome shotgun sequence genome includes the window attaaaattttgtaaaattaacgtggctttaaatatttttcttttgggaatcgaacccagtatttttttttaaagaacagggagcaaacaggcaggaggctcacctgatgttaattgataccgccgcccatggacactctcaatgccagagggctcacgagtgcgttgccggccttttacgaGTCCCTTTTGCCTCTATTTGGTGGCTTTTGTCTTTGATTAAAggtattcatatatattgttaggTTCCATATTGATTAATCCGCGATGtcactaattatataaatgcatTTACTGGAGCGACATTAGGCTCTGGAATTACGCTAGAAAAACTTACTTCTAGCTTGTAAGTTACAAGCCCCATATTgcaagtaatttataaaacataattgaatgattgaaatgtatttaatcATTCTAATACTTTATTCGTGTCTGTACTTTTTcgttattataatgataacatataatttacgaatgaatctggataacacATACCCAATTTCTTCTTCTTTCGCAAAGATCACACTAAAGAGACACAAAACTATTACCGCCCTCatgattatacatttaaagttaaacTGCAGACAAATGCAAATATAAGACAATAAATTTAAGccttttatagttttaacgCTATCATGttgtaactataaatattgataaaattctGCTTCTACATTACATTGGATTTGACACactatactttatttaaaataataatatagcgttgctaaaaccttttaggtctgggctttaGATTTCGTAATCATTGATATTGCTTAACAGGCAAGTGTCTATATCATGCCGGTTTTCTTACGATGTTCTCCTACACACATATTGATGCACAGCTGCCATTAAAACCCAAGAATGGGTCGAAAGGCGCACGCTTAAACCACTAGGCTAACCCTGGTCATAGATGACATTGACAGCTTCATTATTACTGCTAGGCAACAATCAACTACCAAAGATTCAGGGCGTATTAAACGGGATGacgaatcgtattaagcgttaagaaatgtatgaaaatatgtctCAATTTGCAGAAACTGGCGTACAGTGGCGTAGTATGGGAGAAATCGTATTATGCGAGAAATCTTATTAAGCGTGATCGTCTTAAACGGGTTCtactgtatttgtatatctatctatattcacactgtattcCTGTTTATgctaatataaatcaataaaattctgtgtttactgcacaagacatTATTcaacagaattgccatctaaagttctaatatataactactaaacggatacatcaaccaatagtctgtattttttctcgttctccctttctcactctctctcaactggtctcaatcgctctctcccttttcttacaataaaaacgctgcacatacGTAAGAATTTTACACTCATGCGCCTAAAGTagtttctctttaaaaatatatttctttccaagtaatattcaatattaaattatgtacgACTTTAATCAATTGACACCAAataattgaagtgaaacttctttatctatgtctaaaaaaattaccgtcacatttttcggtcacgcgccatctttttcttgtccctaccacggttgattcgaagagttTCGGAGCCATTAagaacaaaaacataataacgataacagtgatagtaataattatattacaattaatgaaattctgtaataatcttagtagtaataagctaaaatgaaataattgtgttatttgtattcatgtctatgataataaaagccttttgttaaactttatctcatttaactttatttaaccaatttctgtaaagttgcatagtagataatttttcgaaaaataaggtcataaagaagtttcacttcttacgtgtgtacactagtacacgcacacaatttattttatgtatatatatggtGATCGTGTGATTAGATAATACGATATGGTAGATGAGCTGATGTGTTGGAATTATAACATGGATCGAAAgatatgataataatactgattacttttatttgatatttaaatattgtatacattCTCGCAACCATTTTGTCTTTGTGGTGACAGCGCCGATCCGTTTTTCGTGATCGCAAAACCATGTAACCGGcattttaaacctaaaacgACTTCACCAAATGGCCTCTGGCTTCCCTAAAATGGATGATAAACGATGTTACAGGTCGACCGTTAATAATATGCAATCACAAATGAAATTACATAACGAATAAGGATTTTTATAGCGTCTTAATCGATATAAACTAGATACCACAATGCTGtcagaattttttattttacaatgcGTTCCTGCGATACTGTAATTTCCAATAACGAACCCAAGATTCTTGTATATATCTTTTCTATATCCGGGGCGCTGATAATGAGGCCCAAAATTTCATCTCGGTGTCTTGTTCAAGACattcaaatacatataaaagtagtttttcaacttactttttatattggttaacgttaggctatctaataaCTGAACTAATAACAGTCCATTTATTAGCCGTGGTAGCAAATTCCTTAACGTAATCTCATTGTTACTCTCCATGTACAGAGCCTAACTTACATTACCGCTCGGGTGTGTAAGTCATGCTCAActcgtttttttatgtcatcttGAAAAAAGCGCTCGACTAGAAgacgtttatttaatttttctgatatttgcagtgtttaaaaatttatctttttttcttttatatgagTCGAGCACATTTCTCATCTCTTCATCTATTAGATTATTCGGTACTACTATAATTCCTAGCGAAGCACTGTtgccctagtggcttcagcttgcgactctcatccctgaggtcgtacgttcgatccccggctgtgcaccaatggattttctttctatgtgtgcctTTAACATTAGcatgaacggtgaaggaaaatatcgtgattaaaccggcttgccttagacccaaaaagtcaacagcgtgcatcaggcacacaaggctgatcacctgcttgcctattagatttacaaatgatcatgaaacagatacaaaaatctgaggcccaggcctgaaaaggttgtagcgctattgatttattttattactataactCCTATAAGATATACGACAAACAAGTACACAGCAGTcagtgttttataatataatatgtggCAAAAAATTCAATGACAGAATTCAGTTGCAATaaagttgattttttttttggtatcaGGAGTGAAGAAATGATATCTGGATATCCAATAAGTTGAGTATTGCTGAAGTCTGTACTtagtaatttagtttaattacttCATTAACTAATCTTCTACTAAAGCTATCTAAAAACCCGTTATCATTTCATTAATTCGGTGcagattaaataatttaatcgtaagggaatatagataataatgttGATATATTTGCAGGTTTAGTGATAGTATCACAGTTCACAGACCAAAATCAAATTGGTCAAAatgtataagatatttcttcTTTTCCTACTGTCCCCTTGTTTAGTTCTTTCTAAACATGAGGAATACTTGGGGTGAGTACCTTTATccagttaataatttaaataatggtaAGCCATGTATCtgttgaaaattaatattaccaataaatactaaaaataatcagAGAATACTCGTCAACGGGTTATATTTGTAgtgactggtcggacttgaatttGTGCATGcagtgatgttagttattagTATATGCTTGTTGTTTCCACGATAATATAaatgcgtgctcctatttcaccatgccgaccgctgatagaggacaaatctttgatttttatttcttattatgaattacttaaagatgtcatgtggaagaTCATGTAATGATGCAgctttttgtaacattttgtaaaacaaaaaactttgcgtttaaaaagagtggcagagagATTATTGCCAGTTCGTCTCGtctgttctacgcccttgatttgaaaactggtagtaaatgtaaaattaaaagcattagaatatgtatttctttatgacGTTCATAAGCGTATACTGTGTTACCTgattgaataaatgattttgaattggaatttgagttattttttactaacaatATTGTGTTACAGGCACGCTCTGTATGAAGTTAGAGTTTCAAACGAAAACCAAGGATCATTCTTAAATGAAGTGGTACAGCGTTTCTTCTTGGACAAGTGGCACCCCACAATTACTGGACAGGATAGCTTGATTCTAGTCCCAGGAGACCTGAAAGAGGATTTCCAGAAGGAGATGATCAGAGCGAACATCGCTTATGAAGTCAAGTGTGACAACATTAAGGAGTAAGTCAACTTATGGATtccgttatattttttgttaagaaTAAAATTCACTTACGatggaaaaacaaaaaaaaacagtgtttTTCAAGTGCCTTGGGCGTGCAACCCTTTTCCACGGTCGTGCGTTATTGTGTACCTTCTAAAAGCACTTGCTTGTACGGGGAAGGCAAACATCGTAAGAAACCACCATGTCTCAAACGCAAAACTTGTAATTAATACACAGTAGGTTTAtaacctacttgtctataaaataaaaagattgcAGAAACGGATGCAATCTAAGTGTGGGAAGAATTtaggatttatttatattttattatataatatacaacagtatatagattttaaattgaagTATTTGTCATTAGACTTACaaaagaaatcaaaataaatggcCCGAAGAGGCTttcaataagttttattttaaatgatgtaTTAAACTAATCCTTGATAAAATAATGGTCCCAAATTATAATCAACTAAAATTTGTTGCTCatacgtatatttttaattataattatttgagtAATAAACTAAATGTCACACTAAAGCTAAAACAATTTTCTCCCAGACAATTAGACCTTGAAGATCAACTGCTGTCCGCAGCAGCTGCGAGAAGCAACAGATCAAGTCCAGCTCTACCGTATGATGTTATTCACAGATACGATGTTGTAGGTATCCGAattaaagagtttttaaaGTCAACTTCAGagtttgaataattaaataattacttataagTCATATTATGAAGACAACCTGCTGTGACGGTCAATTGATTGCCCGATAGccaataacataatacaacaCAAGTTTATTCAATGAATGAAAGGGCATGAACATCATTGAAACCTTTGGaatgtaatgtatattaacGTAATTAATACAAACACATGACATCGGACACTAAGACAGAGCTAGTCTGTGCGGAAAGAAGAACCGGCGGCGTGGCGGTTATGTGAACTAAaacttattagttattatttcatttattatgttaagtaTCAGGATGGAACTATAATGATGTAACAGTGTTGATGACGACAAAAAAGGGAATTTCGTATATCTGCCctctaataattgttttaaacactATTTACGAGTAACTACGTCTTTAAATGCATTTTCCTTTTATTGCATAACATATTTCTGATGTCTGTGTAATTCACAAAATCGGGGTTTTCTAGATCTCGATTGCGATTAatcataaatgtatataatttacaggTAAACAACTACCTACAAACAGTTGCAAACTCCTACCCAAATGTCCAAATCGCTAGCGCAGGAAAAACTGTGGAGGGCCGTGACATCACCTACTTGAGAATATCGTCAGACAACTTCcaggtaattaaaaataatatcccACAGACAAGTTAAAACAATgctatgttaattttaaacaatcgAATATgttccatataaaaaaataaatatgtatttagaaACTCAAAGCGAAGTTAAGAGGTAAGTTGGTGGTATTACCAAGTTTATATaaacgtataataataatgttggaAATACAGAAGTCAAGTAAAGTCCGTGTAAATCATTGTAAACCTTGTACCATATAACTTTGGATAATTGTTATGGTTATAGAAACCAAGCAAACCAACTTATATTACCATTATATGCCTTCTATACAGGAACGATTATCCGTTTTACCTGAATCTATCCCGTGGTTAGACGCTATCAATTATATTGATAGTCAACTCAGGTGTGTCAATAAACAACTATGCTTTTTACAATttgcatataattaaatgtttaaaaaaatcgtaacaTATTTCAATACAGAAGTCCACAAAACTTTttgaaattcaatataatacattttatttcttttgatAAACACATTTAGAATACCtacatataatacatacaaaaaaagtaattacgACTTCGCTATCAAAGAAAACGTTTCTATGTTACAggtgataattttaatacgatAACATGCGATGGGATTAATTTAAATCGCTAATGATTAAGCttggataaataaattatatgcgTTATAATCGttactttataaatgtaaagttCTGGCACTACATtttgaatacatattttgtaaagcTACCGCGTACTATTGTGCAGTAAATcgttaaatcataaataaaataaaattttaaattatatatcggTAAAtgtctaatatgtaactaatgACAATATCATCACTCCTTTATTCAATAGTCTAGATTGTTAATAGTTTTGAAAAACAATACACTGAGCCaatcgttacaatatcttataaatacatttcatacTAAATTACGTAAGAACATTTTGTAGGTAGAACAGAGTATGAAAACAGGTTTTgacatagttttatttattaaaaaacgacGCAATTATATGGGAAACCAATCATACAGACGCTAGTAGTGGGACACTTAACTAGACACAACCCTGTATTGTGGAAAAATAGACATTGATAACATTTAATGACTACAgtgtaaaacaattaatgattttaatactCATAAACAAAACGTAAAATGTATTCTTTAATTAAGACAGAACTAAACAatacaaactattttaataccatgttgaatattataataacaatatcatGACATTTATCCATTGGATAGTGTAaacacaagttttttttttaattcagtcCAGAAACAAGCCCGTCGTGTTCTTGATGTCTTTGCTGCATGCTCGTGAGTGGGTCACCCTTCCCGGTACTCTGTACGCCATTGAGAAACTTGTCATAGACGTGCAAGACCGAAGCCTGGTGAACAACATTGACTGGATTATCATGCCTATTGCCAATCCTGATGGCTATGAATTCACTCACACAAATGTAAGTAACACAAGCAgtcgtatttaattaaagattattcATAGGTTAACTATACATTATTACTAGGTCATCTAGGTTAATTGAAAGCCACTTCATTTTCTAGAAATCGAACCTTTAGACGACATAAGTTATGGAACTCTCAAGTTATGGttcctttttatttaccaaattatctgtaactattaaaataaactttcctTAGTTTAAGAAACGTGATTTGTGTATTTaccacaatttattttatttgtatgttaattttgtattctttCAGACCCGCATGTGGCGTAAGAACCGTCGCCAAAATTCCGGATGGTCCTTCTGTCCTGGTGTCGACTTGAACAGGAACTTCGACCACCAGTGGGGAACATCTTCCAGCTCTTCTCCCTGCAGTGACACATTCCACGGTACTGGACCCTTCTCCGAACCAGAAACAGCGGCTGTTAGGAACGTCCTAAATGAAGTCAGAAACCGCTTAGAGCTTTTTATTGACCTACACAGTTTCGGCAGCATGATCCTCTATGGATTTGGAAACAGACAGCTCCCTCCAAACGCTCTCACCCTTAACATGGTTGGAGTCAGAATGGCTCAGCAAATTGACGCTGTTAAATGGAGAGATAATAGAAACTACAGAGTAGGAAATATAGTTGACCTACTCAACTATGGTGCATCAGGTGGTTCCAGCGACTACGTCCAGTCTCTAGGAAACCTGCTTTCATACACCTATGAAATGCCTGCTTATAGGAACCAAAATACATTGAACGGTTTCCTGGTAGACCCTGCCTTCATTCACCAAGCTGGTATGGAGACTTGGGAAGGTATTAAAGCTGGAGCCCGTTATCTGATCGAAAGGCGTTACGCAGCTATGGCTCGATAATTTAAttctgtttatttgtttattcctTTACAACTTGTGTTTGACATAGCGATCGATtgtaaaagaagaaaaaaataaaataaataattctccAATGTCCATACAATTTACCATTAATTTAATcacatttttaacaaaattcgTAAGTGGGCGATTGATCCCTTAAAAGGCAAAAATACTGtaggtatttatataaataaactatcatatcaatttaaatttatatttaaatttgtataaatcaGTACTATTTAAATGCTTGGAATAAAGGTGATTTTTTAAGGAATGAGTAAATTAACTATAGTGTTTTTGTACGTAAGCAACGAGTGTTAGAGAGTCGTTTATATTATCAGACAACTCAGTGTGTTTGAAGACAAAATTGACAATTAATAGAAGGTGTATAAATTAATGCtgattataacatatttttatacgtaaGGGCGTATATGCAGTGTATATTTTTGGAACCTAAAAGTTTAAACAACTATTTCTTCTACGCTTAGTGTGGGGTATCGAATAGTTAGATTTTGACACCACAATGGCTATCTTATAGCAATTTTTACTGCGCTCCACACCTATGTAgagctataaaatattttcaaaccaattcgatttcAAGAACTGaatgtaccaatttttaaaaggccggtaacgctgTGTCTGTGAAGTTAGCCGCAgcgcaaataaaattgtagttCAACACACAATAGTTCTATAGTACCGGATAGAAATAACTACATACAAATACATTtccaaatatacaatattaaattagttctAGGTATAACTTGTGTTCACATAAATCACAACCCTATAACGATGATTCCATTTTTTGGCTCGTTTGTCCCCTCTTTACTATACAAGAAGTTGAAGGTAAAGAGAGGAATAACAGTCACTACTGCTATTCGAACACTTATGATAaaccaattaaataaaagtgttcATCACTATATATTCATGTTTAATTTCATTCGATCtcataatctaaataaattaatggacAGTACATTATTACTGATTAGTAAGGTAAGTTTTTAATGATGAACTTGCTgggaaagtaattttaaataacctactaatatatatctaatatataactGGTCCAGGACTAAAAActgttacaaaaaaactttaattattttgaatttcgaatatagaagaaaatagAAGTTGATGGCATTGTAGATGGGTGTCAGTAggaaaatagtaaaaaaggttttaaatgtAGATCTTGGTCTACGAGCATACAAAATAAAGAGTGGGCACTTACTTAATGCTCATCTAAAAGCAATCAGGCTTAAGAGATCGCGGGTGTTGTGAAAGCGGTACgtgaaaaaaaattctcattatcgaaaaaaaaaattacgtggGTGCAACATAGACATCATCCACCATTAGTAATGGTCTGGTTGGGAGTGTCCTATTACGGACCAACTGGACAAATGAACCTCATTTGCGAAAAGGGGGTCAAAACCGGTGCAAAAGTGTACCAAGGACGGTTTTGGATCGGCTTGTCAAAGACCTGCCCAGCACGCAATTTGCGGGACATCACTTCGTGTTCCAGCAGGACTCTGCGCCTGCACACTTAATTAGACATGAGGATTGGCCTTCCTCCAGACCGGACCTTAATCCTTTGGACTATAAAATTTGGTAGgtcatctttaaaaaaagcagtCACTGAAATCGATATGAATGTGGTGCGTGCTGCGATAGACGACTGGCCAAGGCGCTTAAGGccctgtattaaaaatagggGAGGACATTTCATGCTATTTCTATTCCTTAATTAATGTgctataaattgatatatcacTCAATTCAAAACTGATCTGTACTTTGGTTTTTCTCATTATTTCGATTTATGACAGAACTTTGGGACCGACtacgtataatattttaaaaacttcttcgattttgcgccatttcgtTTTTTGTGTTccttatcaaattacaatattgcatggggtgttaaagaaataggattgcagtgccttgcacaaagtgggtatggagcggTCGGTCATCTTACAATCTTATC containing:
- the LOC123712552 gene encoding carboxypeptidase B-like, whose product is MYKIFLLFLLSPCLVLSKHEEYLGHALYEVRVSNENQGSFLNEVVQRFFLDKWHPTITGQDSLILVPGDLKEDFQKEMIRANIAYEVKCDNIKEQLDLEDQLLSAAAARSNRSSPALPYDVIHRYDVVNNYLQTVANSYPNVQIASAGKTVEGRDITYLRISSDNFQSRNKPVVFLMSLLHAREWVTLPGTLYAIEKLVIDVQDRSLVNNIDWIIMPIANPDGYEFTHTNTRMWRKNRRQNSGWSFCPGVDLNRNFDHQWGTSSSSSPCSDTFHGTGPFSEPETAAVRNVLNEVRNRLELFIDLHSFGSMILYGFGNRQLPPNALTLNMVGVRMAQQIDAVKWRDNRNYRVGNIVDLLNYGASGGSSDYVQSLGNLLSYTYEMPAYRNQNTLNGFLVDPAFIHQAGMETWEGIKAGARYLIERRYAAMAR